The following proteins are encoded in a genomic region of Macrobrachium nipponense isolate FS-2020 chromosome 44, ASM1510439v2, whole genome shotgun sequence:
- the LOC135204331 gene encoding phosphatidate phosphatase LPIN1-like isoform X4, with amino-acid sequence MNYIGKFISNFKDFYNEINAATLTGAIDVVVVRQEDGTFLSSPFHVRFGKMGVLRSREKVVDIEINGEPVDIHMKLGETGEAFFVEELEEGVEISPLLGTSPLPESVLSGKHDLMKGEDARHAGDSGVDDMTFPSTDPSKADSKDDSPSSETITAGDVTESTITVQSDGMESENSFANNGKDTSEIGVIKIVRKNNIKREQRDMETQTDRPTLTVVISKKGDVNSALKKGVSSTSLVIEDAGPKRSVLINEGRGSKTDGEETVKNNKSIRRKRKKRYNGKKNRPKSSGSQSSDTSTTSEVADITAVLPESGIAPTTNQDGIFVMDDIESTDKFAPSSCTSTSHMAQSTSMPLLREKSREEVVSEWSGAMSRSMGPDFHPFSDTDLSPPPSPSTSRPPTPIKSDTEYEVERQRADFTDGSSQTDENKWYWTWGELPTPPPKTPTRSGSLSLKSDSAAPNAEKNGKTSKEEDDERSVLGSMFSFMRATKKARHNPESEGIYLDDLNLEELDPEVAALYFPRSFKVPEKQGYNSSFPSGGVKDDDAESGNGPSLPQSPHSVEGAIGCPKLCSDSDFEDSRHPIFDYKGYDDIAFSLCGRLHEYEGDFPESLFLQSIVTYDDFIENPQILDNPNLVIRYGGKYLNWMAASPQILSLVLFQRPVPQKLANQLYKEHMPKKEIRKRSESKGYSWFSWRRNNQAESEEMEKKENNASEKTEGAEIAREHMQEAGAPAKQGCSIDPNVIEVTAAETQTSLPGTPKKKGHHDRRPGTDSSESEDQEEMKERQPSGERFKKSLRLTSDQIAKLNLREGSNEALFSVTTAYQGTTRCKCHIFLWNHDAKIVVSDIDGTITKSDVLGHLLPILGKDWAQSGVAQLFTKIKNNGYHFLYLSARAIGQARITRDYLRSIKQGDLSLPDGPLLLNPTSLVQAFHREVIEKKPEEFKISCLRDIQALFAPERNPFYSGYGNRINDVWAYRAVGIPISRIFTINHRGELKHELTQTFQSSYVRQSKVVDEIFPPIEKTMVPRNLINFMYSDSECDESDTSDMFLDDNFDSDWEGFPTGIDLISLGS; translated from the exons ATGAACTATATAGGCAAGTTCATCTCTAACTTCAAGGATTTCTACAATGAGATCAACGCAGCCACTTTAACAG GTGCCATAGACGTCGTGGTTGTCAGACAGGAAGATGGCACCTTTCTCAGTTCACCCTTCCACGTCCGTTTCGGGAAGATGGGCGTCCTTCGCAGCAGGGAGAAGGTG gttgatATTGAAATTAATGGAGAGCCTGTCGACATTCACATGAAACTTGGAGAGACAGGAGAGGCATTCTTTGTGGAAGAGTTAGAGGAAGGAGTGGAAATCAGCCCTCTTCTAGGAACTTCTCCTCTTCCAGAATCTGTTCTGAGTGGAAAACATGACCTCATGAAAGGTGAAGATGCGAGACACGCTGGTGACTCTGGCGTCGATGACATGACTTTTCCTTCGACCGATCCCTCTAAGGCGGATAGCAAAGATGACTCACCGTCATCAGAGACCATCACTGCAGGGGATGTTACAGAGTCAACTATAACAGTGCAGTCTGATGGAATGGAAAGTGAAAACAGTTTTGCCAACAATGGCAAGGACACCAGTGAGATCGGAGTGATCAAAATAGTCCGCAAGAATAACATCAAACGGGAACAGAGGGACATGGAGACTCAGACGGACAGGCCAACCTTGACAGTAGTCATTTCCAAGAAGGGGGATGTCAACAGTGCCCTCAAAAAGGGAGTGTCATCGACGTCTCTTGTCATTGAAGATGCTGGGCCGAAACGCAGCGTCTTGATCAATGAAGGCAGGGGCAGTAAAACCGATGGTGAAGAAACTGTCAAGA ACAACAAGAGCATCCGCCGGAAGCGCAAAAAGCGCTACAATGGAAAGAAGAATAGACCCAAAAGCTCTGGCAGTCAGTCAAGTGACACTTCGACCACCAGTGAAGTTGCAGACATAACAGCTGTGCTTCCAGAATCAGGAATAGCACCAACAACTAATCAGGATGGAATTTTTGTAATGGATGACATAGAGTCTACAGATAAG TTTGCTCCAAGTTCCTGTACTTCCACCTCTCACATGGCACAGTCAACATCGATGCCGCTGCTCCGAGAAAAGTCCCGGGAAGAGGTAGTCAGCGAGTGGAGTGGGGCAATGTCGCGGTCTATGGGTCCTGATTTTCATCCGTTTAGTGATACAGATCTCAGTCCTCCTCccag CCCATCAACCTCAAGACCTCCAACTCCCATCAAATCTGACACAGAATATGAGGTTGAGAGGCAGAGGGCAGATTTTACGGATGGCTCTAGCCAAACGGATGAAAATAAGTGGTACTGGACTTGGGGTGAATTGCCAACTCCACCGCCAAAGACGCCCACCAGATCAGGTAGTTTGTCGCTGAAGTCTGATTCTGCAGCCCCAAATGCTGAGAAGAATGGGAAGACTTCCAAGGAGGAAG ATGATGAGCGATCTGTGTTGGGCAGTATGTTTAGCTTCATGAGGGCTACCAAGAAAGCTCGCCATAATCCAGAAAGCGAAGGTATATACCTTGATGATCTCAACTTGGAAGAGCTTGATCCTGAAGTGGCAGCATTGTATTTTCCACGTAGCTTCAAAGTTCCAGAAAAACAAGGCTACAACAGCAGTTTCCCATCGG GAGGCGTCAAGGATGATGATGCAGAGTCAGGGAACGGACCTTCCTTACCACAATCGCCACATAGTGTTGAAGGAGCCATTGGATGTCCCAAGCTGTGTAGTGATTCTGATTTTGAAGACTCTAGACATCCAATCTTTGATTATAA AGGTTATGATGACATTGCATTCTCGCTTTGCGGACGTTTGCATGAATATGAAGGAGACTTTCCCGAGAGTTTGTTCTTGCAAAGTATTGTCACGTATGATGACTTCATTGAAAACCCTCAGATTCTCGACAACCCCAATCTGGTTATCAGGTATGGGGGCAAGTACCTTAATTGGATGGCAGCATCTCCACAGATCCTGTCACTGGTTCTCTTCCAGCGACCAGTTCCTCAG AAATTAGCCAATCAGCTTTACAAGGAACATATGCCAAAGAAAGAGATACGGAAAAGATCCGAATCTAAAGGTTATTCATGGTTCTCATGGAGGCGTAACAACCAAGCTGAATCAGAAgagatggaaaagaaagaaaacaatgcaTCTGAGAAGACTGAAGGGGCTGAAATAGCAAGAGAG CACATGCAAGAGGCTGGTGCTCCTGCCAAACAAGGGTGTAGCATTGATCCAAATGTTATTGAAGTAACAGCAGCTGAAACCCAAACCAGCTTACCTGGTACACCAAAGAAAAAGGGTCACCATGACAGGAGACCAGGTACTGATTCTTCAGAGTCTGAGGaccaagaagaaatgaaagaaaggcaGCCATCTGGAGAACGTTTCAAGAAGAGTCTGAGGTTAACATCTGATCAGATT gctaagCTCAATCTCCGTGAAGGCAGCAATGAGGCGTTGTTCTCAGTGACAACAGCTTACCAGGGTACTACTAGATGCAAGTGCCATATCTTCTTATGGAATCATGATGCCAAGATTGTTGTATCGGATATTGATGGTACCATAACAAAATCAGATGTTCTGGGTCATCTACTGCCTATCCTTGGCAAAGACTGGGCTCAGAGCGGTGTAGCTCAGCTCTTCACGAAGATCAAGAATAATGGATACCACTTCCTTTACCTTTCAGCCAGAGCTATTG GGCAAGCTAGGATTACTCGTGACTACCTAAGATCCATCAAGCAAGGGGATCTGTCGTTGCCAGATGGGCCTCTTCTTTTAAATCCTACCTCACTTGTTCAGGCCTTCCACCGTGAAGTGATAGAGAAGAAGCCTGAGGAATTCAAAATTTCTTGTCTCAGAGATATTCAGGCTCTGTTTGCACCTGAGAGAAATCCATTCTACTCAggatatggaaataggattaat gatgtcTGGGCATATCGTGCTGTTGGTATCCCTATTTCCCgcatattcaccataaatcatcgGGGAGAACTGAAGCATGAACTGACGCAAACATTCCAGTCCTC TTACGTTCGTCAAAGCAAAGTAGTTGATGAGATATTTCCTCCCATTGAGAAGACAATGGTTCCTAGAAATCTCATTAACTTTATGTACAGTGATAGTGAATGCGATGAAAGTGACACCAGTGATATGTTCTTAGATGATAATTTTGACAGTGATTGGGAAGGATTCCCTACTGGTATAGATTTAATCTCTCTAGGATCCTAA
- the LOC135204331 gene encoding phosphatidate phosphatase LPIN1-like isoform X3, whose protein sequence is MNYIGKFISNFKDFYNEINAATLTGAIDVVVVRQEDGTFLSSPFHVRFGKMGVLRSREKVVDIEINGEPVDIHMKLGETGEAFFVEELEEGVEISPLLGTSPLPESVLSGKHDLMKGEDARHAGDSGVDDMTFPSTDPSKADSKDDSPSSETITAGDVTESTITVQSDGMESENSFANNGKDTSEIGVIKIVRKNNIKREQRDMETQTDRPTLTVVISKKGDVNSALKKGVSSTSLVIEDAGPKRSVLINEGRGSKTDGEETVKNNKSIRRKRKKRYNGKKNRPKSSGSQSSDTSTTSEVADITAVLPESGIAPTTNQDGIFVMDDIESTDKFAPSSCTSTSHMAQSTSMPLLREKSREEVVSEWSGAMSRSMGPDFHPFSDTDLSPPPSPSTSRPPTPIKSDTEYEVERQRADFTDGSSQTDENKWYWTWGELPTPPPKTPTRSGSLSLKSDSAAPNAEKNGKTSKEEDDERSVLGSMFSFMRATKKARHNPESEGIYLDDLNLEELDPEVAALYFPRSFKVPEKQGYNSSFPSGGVKDDDAESGNGPSLPQSPHSVEGAIGCPKLCSDSDFEDSRHPIFDYKGYDDIAFSLCGRLHEYEGDFPESLFLQSIVTYDDFIENPQILDNPNLVIRYGGKYLNWMAASPQILSLVLFQRPVPQKLANQLYKEHMPKKEIRKRSESKGYSWFSWRRNNQAESEEMEKKENNASEKTEGAEIAREMRSTIPVSLSLPILFSTEHMQEAGAPAKQGCSIDPNVIEVTAAETQTSLPGTPKKKGHHDRRPGTDSSESEDQEEMKERQPSGERFKKSLRLTSDQIAKLNLREGSNEALFSVTTAYQGTTRCKCHIFLWNHDAKIVVSDIDGTITKSDVLGHLLPILGKDWAQSGVAQLFTKIKNNGYHFLYLSARAIGQARITRDYLRSIKQGDLSLPDGPLLLNPTSLVQAFHREVIEKKPEEFKISCLRDIQALFAPERNPFYSGYGNRINDVWAYRAVGIPISRIFTINHRGELKHELTQTFQSSYSNLCDIANHMFPSIPHQETLGEFSSLQYWRPPLPDVSIEIEAALAQERGK, encoded by the exons ATGAACTATATAGGCAAGTTCATCTCTAACTTCAAGGATTTCTACAATGAGATCAACGCAGCCACTTTAACAG GTGCCATAGACGTCGTGGTTGTCAGACAGGAAGATGGCACCTTTCTCAGTTCACCCTTCCACGTCCGTTTCGGGAAGATGGGCGTCCTTCGCAGCAGGGAGAAGGTG gttgatATTGAAATTAATGGAGAGCCTGTCGACATTCACATGAAACTTGGAGAGACAGGAGAGGCATTCTTTGTGGAAGAGTTAGAGGAAGGAGTGGAAATCAGCCCTCTTCTAGGAACTTCTCCTCTTCCAGAATCTGTTCTGAGTGGAAAACATGACCTCATGAAAGGTGAAGATGCGAGACACGCTGGTGACTCTGGCGTCGATGACATGACTTTTCCTTCGACCGATCCCTCTAAGGCGGATAGCAAAGATGACTCACCGTCATCAGAGACCATCACTGCAGGGGATGTTACAGAGTCAACTATAACAGTGCAGTCTGATGGAATGGAAAGTGAAAACAGTTTTGCCAACAATGGCAAGGACACCAGTGAGATCGGAGTGATCAAAATAGTCCGCAAGAATAACATCAAACGGGAACAGAGGGACATGGAGACTCAGACGGACAGGCCAACCTTGACAGTAGTCATTTCCAAGAAGGGGGATGTCAACAGTGCCCTCAAAAAGGGAGTGTCATCGACGTCTCTTGTCATTGAAGATGCTGGGCCGAAACGCAGCGTCTTGATCAATGAAGGCAGGGGCAGTAAAACCGATGGTGAAGAAACTGTCAAGA ACAACAAGAGCATCCGCCGGAAGCGCAAAAAGCGCTACAATGGAAAGAAGAATAGACCCAAAAGCTCTGGCAGTCAGTCAAGTGACACTTCGACCACCAGTGAAGTTGCAGACATAACAGCTGTGCTTCCAGAATCAGGAATAGCACCAACAACTAATCAGGATGGAATTTTTGTAATGGATGACATAGAGTCTACAGATAAG TTTGCTCCAAGTTCCTGTACTTCCACCTCTCACATGGCACAGTCAACATCGATGCCGCTGCTCCGAGAAAAGTCCCGGGAAGAGGTAGTCAGCGAGTGGAGTGGGGCAATGTCGCGGTCTATGGGTCCTGATTTTCATCCGTTTAGTGATACAGATCTCAGTCCTCCTCccag CCCATCAACCTCAAGACCTCCAACTCCCATCAAATCTGACACAGAATATGAGGTTGAGAGGCAGAGGGCAGATTTTACGGATGGCTCTAGCCAAACGGATGAAAATAAGTGGTACTGGACTTGGGGTGAATTGCCAACTCCACCGCCAAAGACGCCCACCAGATCAGGTAGTTTGTCGCTGAAGTCTGATTCTGCAGCCCCAAATGCTGAGAAGAATGGGAAGACTTCCAAGGAGGAAG ATGATGAGCGATCTGTGTTGGGCAGTATGTTTAGCTTCATGAGGGCTACCAAGAAAGCTCGCCATAATCCAGAAAGCGAAGGTATATACCTTGATGATCTCAACTTGGAAGAGCTTGATCCTGAAGTGGCAGCATTGTATTTTCCACGTAGCTTCAAAGTTCCAGAAAAACAAGGCTACAACAGCAGTTTCCCATCGG GAGGCGTCAAGGATGATGATGCAGAGTCAGGGAACGGACCTTCCTTACCACAATCGCCACATAGTGTTGAAGGAGCCATTGGATGTCCCAAGCTGTGTAGTGATTCTGATTTTGAAGACTCTAGACATCCAATCTTTGATTATAA AGGTTATGATGACATTGCATTCTCGCTTTGCGGACGTTTGCATGAATATGAAGGAGACTTTCCCGAGAGTTTGTTCTTGCAAAGTATTGTCACGTATGATGACTTCATTGAAAACCCTCAGATTCTCGACAACCCCAATCTGGTTATCAGGTATGGGGGCAAGTACCTTAATTGGATGGCAGCATCTCCACAGATCCTGTCACTGGTTCTCTTCCAGCGACCAGTTCCTCAG AAATTAGCCAATCAGCTTTACAAGGAACATATGCCAAAGAAAGAGATACGGAAAAGATCCGAATCTAAAGGTTATTCATGGTTCTCATGGAGGCGTAACAACCAAGCTGAATCAGAAgagatggaaaagaaagaaaacaatgcaTCTGAGAAGACTGAAGGGGCTGAAATAGCAAGAGAG ATGCGTTCCACGatccctgtctccctctctctcccaatATTATTCAGTACTGAG CACATGCAAGAGGCTGGTGCTCCTGCCAAACAAGGGTGTAGCATTGATCCAAATGTTATTGAAGTAACAGCAGCTGAAACCCAAACCAGCTTACCTGGTACACCAAAGAAAAAGGGTCACCATGACAGGAGACCAGGTACTGATTCTTCAGAGTCTGAGGaccaagaagaaatgaaagaaaggcaGCCATCTGGAGAACGTTTCAAGAAGAGTCTGAGGTTAACATCTGATCAGATT gctaagCTCAATCTCCGTGAAGGCAGCAATGAGGCGTTGTTCTCAGTGACAACAGCTTACCAGGGTACTACTAGATGCAAGTGCCATATCTTCTTATGGAATCATGATGCCAAGATTGTTGTATCGGATATTGATGGTACCATAACAAAATCAGATGTTCTGGGTCATCTACTGCCTATCCTTGGCAAAGACTGGGCTCAGAGCGGTGTAGCTCAGCTCTTCACGAAGATCAAGAATAATGGATACCACTTCCTTTACCTTTCAGCCAGAGCTATTG GGCAAGCTAGGATTACTCGTGACTACCTAAGATCCATCAAGCAAGGGGATCTGTCGTTGCCAGATGGGCCTCTTCTTTTAAATCCTACCTCACTTGTTCAGGCCTTCCACCGTGAAGTGATAGAGAAGAAGCCTGAGGAATTCAAAATTTCTTGTCTCAGAGATATTCAGGCTCTGTTTGCACCTGAGAGAAATCCATTCTACTCAggatatggaaataggattaat gatgtcTGGGCATATCGTGCTGTTGGTATCCCTATTTCCCgcatattcaccataaatcatcgGGGAGAACTGAAGCATGAACTGACGCAAACATTCCAGTCCTC